The following DNA comes from Deltaproteobacteria bacterium.
GCTCTACCCGCCCGTCCGGCTGGGTCGCCTCGCGGAGTACCACGCGCGAACCGCGGCCATGCTGCGCGGGTGTCGCGCGCGGGTGCTGGTCACCGACTCCCGGGTGCGACGGCTGCTCGGCGAGTCGGTGGCGGCGGCGCAGCCCGAGCTCGGCTGTGTCACCCTCGATGCGCTCGCGGAGATGAGCGTGAGCGACCTCTTCGTTCACGGCGAACCCGATGACCTGGCGCTGGTGCAGTTCTCGAGCGGCACCACCGTGGACAGCAAGCCGGTGGCGCTCACGCACCGCAACCTGCTCTCGAACGTCTCGGCGATCGACTCGCTTCTGCCCTTCGACGCGGAGGCCCGCTGTGGCGTGAGCTGGCTGCCGCTGTACCACGACATGGGTCTCATCGGCTGTCTGCTGGAGGCGCTCTACCGGCCGGGTGGGCTCTGTCTGATTCCACCGGAGCTCTTCCTGGCGCGGCCGGCGCTCTGGCTGCGCGCGCTCTCGCGGCACCGCGCCACCGTCTCGCCCGCGCCGAACTTCGCGTACGGGCTCTGCACCAAGCGCATCCGCGACGAGGAGCTCGAGGGCGTGGATCTCTCCGCGTGGCGGCTGGCGCTCAACGGCGCCGAGCCCATCTCGCCGGCGGTGCTGCACGCCTTCGCCGATCGGTTCGCGCGCTGGGGCTTGCGTCGCGAGGCGCTCAATCCCGTCTACGGCCTCTCGGAGGCGTCGCTCGCGGTGACGTTCTCGCCGGCGGGCCGCGCGTTCCGCTGCGCGCGAGTCGACGCGTTGCACCTCGCGCGCACCGGCGATGTCCGCGAGGGCAACCGCGAGCTCGCCAGCGTGGGGATGCCGGTGCCTGGCGCGGAGGTCGAGCTCCGCAGCGACGGCGGCGAGGTCATCGAAACCGGCAAGGTGGGCCACGTCTGGGTCCGCGCGCCGAGCGTGATGCGCGGCTACTTCGACGCGCCCGAGGTCACCGCGCGCGTGCTGCGCGAGGGCTGGCTCGACACCGGCGACCTTGGCTTCGTGCTCGACGGAGAGCTGCACCTCTCGGGCCGCGCCAAGGAGCTGGTGATCCTGCGCGGCGCCAACCACGCGCCACAAGAGTTCGAGGAATGCCTCGACGGGCTCACCGGCGTGCGCGCGGGCTGCGTGGTCGCCTTCGGCTTCGTGCCCGAAGGCGCGGACAGCGAAGCGCTGGCGCTGCTGGTGGAGCGCGAGCGCGAAGGCGAGACGTCGAAGTCGCTGGTGGAGCAGATTCGCGGGCGCGTCGCAGAGCGCACCAGCGTGCGGCCACACGTGGTGGAGCTGCTCGAGCCGGGAACGTTGCCGCGCACGTCGAGCGGAAAGCTGCGACGCGCCGAGGCTGCGCGGCTCTGGCAAGCGGGTGAGCTCCGGCCGCCGAGCGCGGTGAACGCGCTCACCGTGGCCGCGGCCGTCGTGCGGAGCGAGGTGGCCTTCCTGCGCAGCAAGCGTCGGGGTTGATCCATGCACGATGCAGATCTGGCCATCATCGGCGGCGGGCCTGCGGGACTGGCGACGGCGATCTTCGCCGCGCGACGTGGGCTGCACGCAGTGCTCCTCGAGCAGCAGCGCGGCGCTCCCGACAAGGCGTGCGGCGAGGGCCTGATGCCCGCAGGCGTGCGACTCCTCGAATCGCTTGGAGCGCGACACCACCTCGACCCCGAGCACGCGTCGTCGTTCGTCGGCATTCGCTACGTGCAAGAGGATGGCAGCTCGGTGGATGGGCGCTTCCACGACGGCGCGGGGCTCGGCGTGCGGCGCACGTCACTGATGGAAGCGCTGGCCGCGGCCGCGATCGAATCGGGTGTCGAGCTCCGCCGCGGCATCAAGGCGCGCGACATCCAGCTCTCGGACGACCATGTCGAGCTCGCGCTCGGCGACGACGTGCTCCGCGCGCGCCTGCTCGTGGCCGCCGACGGGTTGCACTCGCCGCTGCGACGGATGCTCGCGCTCGACGGACCCGCGCCCAAGCACCCGCGCTTCGGGCTGCGGCGGCACTACGCGGGCGTCGACCCGGGCGAGCTCGTGGAGGTCCACTGGCGCGACGGCGTGGAGTGCTACCTGACGCCGGTGGGCCCCGATCGACTCGGCGTCGCGTTTCTCTTCGAGGGCCAGGGGCGGCTCCCCGATCATGACGCGCTGCTCGCCAGCTTTCCCCGCGTGGCCGAGCGCCTCGCGCAAGCGCGCGTGGACTCGGCGGTTCGCGGCGCGGGTCCGCTCGCGCAGCGGCCGGCGGCAGTGGCGCGCGGACGCGTGGCGCTCGTCGGCGACGCGGCCGGGTACGTCGACGCCATCACGGGTGAGGGGCTCAGCCTCTCCTTCGCTTGCGCGCGCGCGCTCATCGACGCGGTGCCCGACGCGCTCGCCGATCCGTCGAAGCTCTCGCACTACGCGCGCGCGCACGCGACGCTCTTCGAGACCTACGCGCGGCCAGCGCGGCTCCTGGTGTGGCTCTCGCGGCGGCCCGCGTTGCGGCGACGCGTGTTCGGAGGACTGACGCACGCGCCGAAGCTCTTCGAGCTCGCGCTAGAGGCCGTGGGCTAGCAGCGTCGCCAGCGCGCGGCGCAGCATCGCGGTGGCCTCGGCCGGCGAGAGCCGCAGCGCGTGACGCAGGGTGTCCCAGGTGCGCCCGTGCGCGAGGAGATCGAGCGCGTCGAGCAGCGCCTTGCGATCGTCCGCGGCCTTGAGCTCGCGCGCGAAGACGTGCGCCAGCTCGCCCCGTCGGCGCGCCCACGCTGCATCGGTCGCGCGGCCAATCGCGCTCGCGGCGCGCGCAGGTCGCGGCGCAGAATCGAGAAACGCGGAGGCCCGTCGAATGGGCGCGGTGGCCTCGAGCTCGCGCCCACGCACCTCGGCAAAGATCGCGATTCGCTCGCGCAGCGGCATCGTCGGCGGCACGGAGATCGGCGTCGGCGCCACGCGCTTGGTGTGCGCTTCCACTGCGGCCAGGAAGAGCTGCTCGCGCGATGCGAAGTGCTGACCAATCGAGCGCACGGCGATCCCAGCGCGCGCGGCAATCTGCGCCGCCGTCGGCTCGAGCTCGCCGTCCTCCACGAGATCCAGCAGCGCATCGACGATGGCCCGCCGCGTGCGCAACGAGCGCGCGCGCCGACCGTCGACATGCGCCTCGCGCTCGCGCTTCACGGCGTGCATGCCGGCATCCCTGCGCTGGAAGAGCTGGGCAATGGGGCGCCGGCGAGGAGCGCCTGGCTCCACTGGATGGCAAAGTCCGCGTTGCGGCCAACCACGGTCTGGTGCTGCGCCAGGGCGTCCACGAGGACCTGGGGCGTCACGCCGTCGTTCTCGAGCTTCTCGATGTTGCACGCTGCTTCGCTCGCGGCGGGCATCACGTAGTCGGCCAGGCCCTGGACGATGAGCACCGGCGCGCCCTGCGGATCGGCGGTGAGGATGTTGTTCTGCAGGAACGCGAAGTAGCTCGCGCCCGGCTCCACGCAGCCGGTGCTCGAGGCACCGTGCTGGATGCAGGCCAGCAGGCTGTTCTGCAGCGCGGGATCGATGGTGTCGCCGACTCTCATTGCCGTGCCCTGCAAATACCCGCCGAGCGCCACTTCGTCCAGGCTGTTCACGGCCTGGTCGATGCCGGCACGCGCGAGCGCAGGGAAGCCATCGTCCGCGTGGCTCGGACCCACGTCGTTGTAGAAGTACGCGTAGGTGCGCATCACCTCCACCACGTTGTCGCTGATGCCGGTCTCGATGGTGAACGCGTTGGGGTTCTCGAGCATGTCGACATATCCAAACGAGTTCATGCGCGAGGGCCACTCGGGCGCGAAGGCCACCACCCCCACGAGGTTCCCATCGGCGCCGTACGTCTTCGCCAGCGCCTGCGCGGAGAGCACCGAGCCGCCACCCTGGCTGAAGCCGAGCGCCAAGACCTGTGCGTTGAGCGCGCCGGCGGGCAGGAGCTTTCGCAGCGCGCGGGCGCCGTCGAGGATCGCCTGACCCTGGTCGTGGTTGTCGAGGTAGCTCTGCACGCCTTCATTTCCGAGCCCGGCGTAGTCGGGGACGATCACCGCGTAGCCCAGCCCCGCGAACGGCAGCGCCAGCTCGTCGTTGGAGCTCGCATCGAGCGAGGGCGCGGTGGAGTCGGCGAGGCCCTCCGTCGGGTGTCCGACGGTGATCACCGGCAGTGGCAAAGTATTGGGTATGGTCGGCAAATAGACGCGCGCCGTGCTCACGCCCTCGCTGCCGTTGCCGCGCCAGGTCCGGAACGCGATGCGATAGCGGTTCACGCCGCTGGTCATCGCCGTGGTCAGTCCGTCCGACGCCACGCGCGCGGCCACGTCCGGTTGCGCCAGGGTGGCATCGAAGGCGCAGCGCACCACGTCGCCGCGGTTGGCATCGGTCATCGCCGCCAGGGCCGGCGTGACCGACACGTCCGAGAGCGCGTCCAGGCAGCTCACCGCCGGCGCGCTCACCACCACCGGCCCCGCGTCGACGCCCGCGTCCTCGGCACCTGCATCCACGGGGCCCGCGTCCTCGGCGCCTGCGTCGACGGGCCCTGCATCGAGCTCACCGGCGTCCACGCCGCTGCCGCTGGTTCCGCTCGATCCGCTGCTGCCGATGGAGCCCGTCGAGCTCGTCGAGCCCGTCGTGCCGCTCGACCCGCTCGTTCCCGATGAGCCGGATGAGCCCGACGTCCCCGTGGCCGTCGTGGTCACCCCGGTGCTCGCCCTCAACGGCTTCGACGCGCCCCCGCACGCCGCGAGCACCACGGCCAACCCCATGAGCGTCCCCGAGCCGCGCATGGCGCCGGGTTAGAGCACATATTTGCCGAGCTCTGCAAATAGATGCCACCCGTGTGTCTGGCCCAAGAAAAATGGACTCCGCCCCGCAGGTCCGGGACGGAGTCCAACGGCAGCGCCTGCGAGGGCTGAGCTAGTAGCCGGTGGTGGTGGTCGCGCCAGCGCCGGTGGTGCCAGTGGTGGTGGTCGCGCCAGCGCCGGTGGTGCCAGTGGTGGTGGTGCCCATGGTGGCGGACGTCGCGCTGGCACCGCTGGTGGGTACGGCGGTGGTGCCGGTGCCGCCCGTGGTGTTGATGGCCGTGCTCACCGTCACCGAGCCCACCATGCCCATGGTGAAGTGGAAGCGGCAGAAGTACGGGAACGTGCCCGCGGTGTCGAAGGTGAAGCTGAAGGTCTCACCGGGGTGCAGGAGCTGGTCGAACTTGCCGTCGGGC
Coding sequences within:
- a CDS encoding fatty acyl-AMP ligase, which produces MKARLVGPPLPPLKFGTVTEMLESAARSPERLFFVDAAERETTLSFTELLQRARRTAGQLAARGVRPGDSVALVLPTGPGFMDAFFGALCAGAVPVPLYPPVRLGRLAEYHARTAAMLRGCRARVLVTDSRVRRLLGESVAAAQPELGCVTLDALAEMSVSDLFVHGEPDDLALVQFSSGTTVDSKPVALTHRNLLSNVSAIDSLLPFDAEARCGVSWLPLYHDMGLIGCLLEALYRPGGLCLIPPELFLARPALWLRALSRHRATVSPAPNFAYGLCTKRIRDEELEGVDLSAWRLALNGAEPISPAVLHAFADRFARWGLRREALNPVYGLSEASLAVTFSPAGRAFRCARVDALHLARTGDVREGNRELASVGMPVPGAEVELRSDGGEVIETGKVGHVWVRAPSVMRGYFDAPEVTARVLREGWLDTGDLGFVLDGELHLSGRAKELVILRGANHAPQEFEECLDGLTGVRAGCVVAFGFVPEGADSEALALLVEREREGETSKSLVEQIRGRVAERTSVRPHVVELLEPGTLPRTSSGKLRRAEAARLWQAGELRPPSAVNALTVAAAVVRSEVAFLRSKRRG
- a CDS encoding NAD(P)/FAD-dependent oxidoreductase, which codes for MHDADLAIIGGGPAGLATAIFAARRGLHAVLLEQQRGAPDKACGEGLMPAGVRLLESLGARHHLDPEHASSFVGIRYVQEDGSSVDGRFHDGAGLGVRRTSLMEALAAAAIESGVELRRGIKARDIQLSDDHVELALGDDVLRARLLVAADGLHSPLRRMLALDGPAPKHPRFGLRRHYAGVDPGELVEVHWRDGVECYLTPVGPDRLGVAFLFEGQGRLPDHDALLASFPRVAERLAQARVDSAVRGAGPLAQRPAAVARGRVALVGDAAGYVDAITGEGLSLSFACARALIDAVPDALADPSKLSHYARAHATLFETYARPARLLVWLSRRPALRRRVFGGLTHAPKLFELALEAVG
- a CDS encoding TetR family transcriptional regulator — its product is MHAVKREREAHVDGRRARSLRTRRAIVDALLDLVEDGELEPTAAQIAARAGIAVRSIGQHFASREQLFLAAVEAHTKRVAPTPISVPPTMPLRERIAIFAEVRGRELEATAPIRRASAFLDSAPRPARAASAIGRATDAAWARRRGELAHVFARELKAADDRKALLDALDLLAHGRTWDTLRHALRLSPAEATAMLRRALATLLAHGL
- a CDS encoding cupredoxin domain-containing protein; amino-acid sequence: MRYRVMLASLALAVTAGCSGTSTTTPNPATGTTTGTTGTTAATGASTGTSGTTGSTTVNVNVTSFKFTPQTMTVQEGQTVIWTNTDTIDHTVTSGVNGVPDGKFDQLLHPGETFSFTFDTAGTFPYFCRFHFTMGMVGSVTVSTAINTTGGTGTTAVPTSGASATSATMGTTTTGTTGAGATTTTGTTGAGATTTTGY